One part of the Bacteroidia bacterium genome encodes these proteins:
- a CDS encoding helix-turn-helix domain-containing protein, which yields MEKVSFTQFSEQELRDIFRQEIERYFEDHPIPGQLPLEELLNVKQVAELLQTTPQNIHAKKREGKIPFIRFGGRVLFKRSEVLNSLPVIQIVR from the coding sequence ATGGAAAAAGTATCTTTCACCCAATTCAGTGAACAAGAACTCAGAGACATCTTCCGCCAAGAGATCGAAAGATACTTTGAGGATCATCCCATACCGGGACAACTACCACTAGAGGAATTGCTCAACGTAAAGCAGGTGGCTGAACTTCTCCAGACCACTCCGCAAAATATTCATGCGAAGAAACGAGAAGGAAAGATTCCCTTTATCCGTTTTGGGGGAAGGGTGCTTTTTAAAAGGTCTGAGGTACTTAACTCATTGCCTGTGATTCAAATCGTGCGGTAA
- a CDS encoding type IV secretion system DNA-binding domain-containing protein, protein MSTHHSDILSKRFYDWEVWGRGWFVHGEPIFPEPPFTPFPGHSIVATKPKDDTFRHSISSYILSAIKNRIVGKPGDNSEEEQSVALPKIFPVVEELTELVMAIPPDFTVSPSVMEQFLVMIASTKSPVSFEIVGTHQHIFFQFTCRLSEAGYVRSQLKAFFPQVVVQVADGSLYGALAREECLSVTLELGLTEEFMRPINMPTQLDVDPYTAIVGILDDLDEHEVAAIQILFHGTERPWADSVIRSVTTSRGEPFFLDAPEMTTLAKEKVSQPLMAVNVRLIAQSRDEAAYDLAALLGNALVAGTERVGSNALQALEADGLEHVKFLTSLIERTTYRTGMILNVRELMGLVHLSGNLPSNKLVQFSKSKRAPEITNIEEYVIGYNPHQGEAHTVGLPLPVRLRHIHLVGATGTGKSTLLVNLILQNILNEPYGGAVLDPHGDLIDDIVAQIPEHLQHKFILIDPSDDLYSIGFNLLSANSEHEKVMLASDLAASFKAQTTSWGDQMDTVLQNAIAAFLESSRGGTLIDLRRFLVDEKFRKQFLTTVTDPLIVSYWEKEFPKLRSGSVSSLLSRMQLFLRPKPVRYMLMQKEGLDFNQVMNDGLILLVKLSQGLIGEENSHLLGSMILTKLYQSALGRQVYDKHERVPFFVYLDEFQNFITPTLEGILSGARKYGLGLVLAHQSMDQLYRRSPAVANSVIANAGTRICFRLGDNDASSLQNSFADFDANDLLSLKIGDAIVRVGTKDQDFNLKTLLPDKVPLATARGRYLSALHISSLTFGTPIRELEEILQREYAGDKADKSSIFEEVDFTEVPDEPEVKPTSKPKPPKEPRFLSAPPQTKTKPVETTTDPETAREEIIKRAKQKAEETEHRSLQMHIKKVAEGMGYLSVMEAPTPDRKGRVDVLLTKDKHTIACEVAVTTTNQHELGNIQKCLTAKYSLVVVVSEKPKRLENIKSLVAKSVSKTAQKRIHYVNKDGFFQLLMELKVKSKSTEKTIKGYRVKSSYKAVSGKDAQRMQEQLADIYMKSKKSKPKK, encoded by the coding sequence ATGTCTACTCACCATAGCGACATACTATCCAAACGATTCTATGACTGGGAAGTCTGGGGACGAGGCTGGTTTGTCCATGGTGAACCGATCTTCCCTGAACCCCCGTTTACCCCTTTCCCTGGTCATAGTATTGTCGCTACTAAACCTAAAGACGATACTTTCCGGCACAGTATCAGTAGCTACATTCTCTCTGCTATCAAGAATAGGATAGTAGGTAAGCCGGGAGATAATAGTGAAGAGGAACAATCCGTGGCTTTACCGAAGATATTTCCCGTTGTTGAAGAGTTGACAGAACTGGTCATGGCCATACCGCCAGACTTTACGGTATCTCCATCGGTCATGGAGCAGTTCTTGGTGATGATTGCGAGTACCAAGTCTCCTGTTTCCTTTGAGATCGTTGGTACCCATCAGCATATATTCTTTCAGTTTACCTGTCGGCTGTCTGAGGCAGGCTATGTCAGAAGTCAGCTCAAAGCCTTCTTTCCGCAAGTAGTGGTACAAGTTGCTGATGGTTCGTTGTATGGGGCTTTAGCCAGAGAAGAGTGTCTCAGTGTTACCTTAGAACTAGGACTGACGGAAGAGTTCATGCGTCCTATCAATATGCCAACCCAATTGGACGTTGATCCCTACACCGCTATTGTTGGTATATTGGATGACTTGGACGAACATGAGGTAGCTGCTATTCAGATCCTGTTTCATGGAACAGAACGTCCCTGGGCTGATAGTGTGATCCGGTCAGTAACCACCAGCCGGGGAGAACCGTTCTTTCTCGATGCACCTGAGATGACCACGCTTGCCAAGGAGAAAGTAAGTCAACCACTGATGGCCGTCAATGTACGTTTGATTGCCCAATCAAGAGATGAAGCGGCCTATGATCTGGCCGCATTACTAGGGAATGCTCTGGTGGCAGGTACGGAACGAGTGGGATCAAATGCTCTGCAAGCCTTAGAAGCTGACGGCTTGGAGCATGTTAAATTCCTAACGTCATTGATCGAGCGTACCACCTATCGCACTGGAATGATTCTTAACGTCAGGGAATTGATGGGCTTGGTCCATTTGTCCGGGAATCTGCCGTCGAATAAGCTGGTACAGTTTAGTAAGAGTAAACGAGCACCAGAGATAACAAATATTGAGGAATATGTTATTGGCTACAATCCTCATCAGGGAGAAGCTCATACTGTAGGGCTACCGTTGCCGGTACGACTTCGTCATATTCACCTCGTTGGTGCTACGGGGACGGGTAAATCTACCTTACTCGTCAATCTCATCCTTCAGAACATCCTCAATGAACCTTATGGCGGAGCCGTCCTTGATCCCCATGGTGATCTCATTGACGACATTGTCGCTCAAATTCCAGAACACTTACAGCATAAATTTATCCTGATTGATCCCAGTGATGATCTCTACTCCATTGGGTTTAATCTGTTATCCGCTAACAGTGAACATGAGAAAGTTATGTTGGCCTCTGACTTGGCCGCTAGCTTTAAGGCCCAGACGACCAGTTGGGGTGATCAGATGGATACCGTCCTTCAAAATGCCATTGCAGCTTTCCTTGAGAGTAGTCGCGGCGGCACTCTGATTGATCTGCGACGATTTCTGGTAGATGAGAAATTCAGGAAGCAGTTTCTCACCACGGTTACCGATCCCTTGATCGTCTCCTACTGGGAGAAAGAGTTTCCCAAGTTACGTTCTGGCTCAGTGTCATCACTGTTGTCCCGGATGCAGTTGTTTCTGCGGCCCAAGCCCGTCCGCTACATGCTCATGCAAAAAGAGGGGCTGGACTTTAATCAGGTAATGAATGACGGGTTAATCTTGTTAGTCAAACTCTCACAGGGTCTCATTGGTGAAGAGAATAGTCATCTATTAGGATCAATGATCCTCACCAAACTCTATCAGTCAGCCTTAGGCCGACAAGTCTACGACAAACACGAACGGGTGCCTTTCTTTGTTTACCTGGATGAGTTTCAAAACTTCATTACCCCTACCCTGGAGGGGATACTCTCAGGCGCAAGAAAGTACGGCTTAGGTCTCGTCTTAGCCCATCAGTCGATGGATCAATTGTATCGCCGCAGTCCGGCCGTAGCCAATTCCGTGATTGCTAACGCAGGTACCCGGATATGTTTTCGTCTCGGGGACAATGATGCCAGTAGTTTGCAGAATAGCTTTGCTGACTTTGATGCCAATGATCTGTTGTCGCTCAAGATCGGTGATGCCATAGTTCGTGTGGGTACCAAAGATCAGGATTTTAATCTCAAGACGCTGTTACCGGACAAGGTACCCCTGGCCACTGCCAGAGGGCGGTATCTGTCAGCTCTCCATATATCCAGTCTCACCTTTGGCACACCAATTCGGGAACTGGAAGAGATCCTTCAGCGAGAGTATGCGGGTGATAAAGCTGACAAGTCATCTATCTTTGAAGAGGTAGATTTTACCGAAGTACCCGACGAACCAGAGGTAAAACCAACCAGCAAGCCAAAGCCACCCAAGGAACCCCGATTTCTGTCTGCGCCACCACAGACCAAGACCAAACCAGTTGAGACCACCACTGATCCTGAAACAGCGCGGGAGGAGATCATTAAACGTGCCAAGCAAAAGGCGGAAGAAACTGAGCATCGGAGCCTTCAGATGCACATCAAAAAGGTGGCCGAAGGAATGGGATATTTGTCTGTCATGGAAGCCCCCACACCTGACAGAAAAGGTCGAGTTGATGTCCTGTTAACCAAAGACAAACACACCATTGCCTGTGAGGTAGCCGTAACCACCACCAACCAGCATGAACTGGGTAATATTCAAAAGTGTCTGACAGCGAAGTATTCCCTGGTGGTGGTCGTCTCAGAAAAGCCTAAGCGATTGGAGAACATAAAATCCTTGGTGGCGAAGTCAGTCTCCAAGACCGCCCAGAAGCGGATTCACTATGTGAATAAGGATGGTTTCTTTCAGTTACTCATGGAGTTGAAAGTTAAGTCGAAGAGTACGGAAAAGACGATTAAGGGTTATCGCGTGAAGTCTTCATATAAGGCGGTATCTGGGAAAGATGCACAACGGATGCAGGAACAATTGGCAGATATTTACATGAAGTCCAAAAAGTCAAAGCCCAAAAAATGA
- a CDS encoding ATP-binding protein — MLATQPCLCGYFNHPTRDCICNPMQIQKYMGKISGPLMDRIDMHIEVTPVPFEDLSSMSKGESSKVVRQRVIAAREIQQERFKDYPGIYANAMMPNPMLRTYCKINKQGEALLKLAMQKLDLSARAFDRILKVARSIADLAAAKDISPTHIAEAIQYRSLDREGWGK, encoded by the coding sequence ATTTTGGCAACACAACCTTGTCTCTGCGGATATTTCAACCATCCGACCCGAGACTGTATTTGCAATCCCATGCAAATCCAAAAATACATGGGGAAGATATCCGGTCCACTTATGGATCGCATCGATATGCACATTGAAGTTACTCCCGTTCCTTTTGAAGACCTTTCTTCCATGAGCAAAGGAGAAAGCAGCAAAGTTGTCCGGCAAAGGGTGATTGCTGCTCGTGAAATCCAGCAAGAACGCTTCAAAGATTATCCCGGCATCTATGCCAATGCCATGATGCCTAATCCCATGTTACGCACCTATTGTAAGATCAATAAACAGGGCGAAGCGCTATTGAAACTTGCGATGCAAAAGCTTGATCTTTCAGCCCGAGCCTTTGATCGGATTTTAAAGGTGGCGAGAAGCATAGCGGATTTGGCTGCGGCCAAGGATATTTCTCCTACGCATATTGCGGAGGCGATTCAGTACCGGTCGCTGGATCGGGAGGGGTGGGGGAAATAG
- a CDS encoding MarR family transcriptional regulator, which produces MKSFLDESTGYLTHITALLLKRELFEAIKKFKINITPEQWAILNRLNEHQGLTQNEVAKISFKDNANITRIIDRLEAKGLVERRANPKDRRIWKIYITDEGRKVRDLIEPLAIEVLKKATKNIDSKEVKLYNEVAKRIVANLER; this is translated from the coding sequence ATGAAGTCTTTTCTAGATGAATCAACGGGATACCTAACCCACATTACAGCACTTTTATTGAAAAGAGAATTATTTGAAGCCATCAAAAAGTTCAAAATTAATATCACTCCAGAACAGTGGGCCATACTCAATAGATTAAATGAACATCAAGGACTTACGCAAAATGAAGTCGCCAAAATTTCTTTTAAAGACAATGCCAACATCACCCGAATTATTGATAGGCTTGAAGCTAAGGGTTTGGTAGAAAGGAGAGCAAATCCCAAGGATCGAAGAATCTGGAAAATCTATATTACAGATGAAGGGCGAAAAGTTCGAGATTTAATCGAACCCCTGGCCATAGAAGTTCTTAAGAAAGCTACCAAAAATATAGACTCAAAAGAGGTAAAACTATACAATGAGGTGGCCAAAAGAATCGTGGCAAATTTGGAGAGATAA
- a CDS encoding cytochrome b/b6 domain-containing protein yields the protein MSRIPIKNDITEKHSKGVITIHWITASLIFVLFPLGKYMADLAPENKLDLIKIHAILGILIFSLTIARAVLFFTVKRPKHLDTGSKFNDLLAVLIHYSFYSLLLILGTSGIATMISGGYIDALTAEPVITDLIRPRTEISALKYHNILAGTLIILVFMHIAGVIRFNIKHKTNALKRIT from the coding sequence ATGTCTCGAATACCAATTAAAAATGACATAACTGAAAAGCACTCCAAAGGGGTAATAACTATTCATTGGATAACGGCAAGCTTAATTTTTGTCTTATTCCCACTGGGTAAATACATGGCGGATTTGGCTCCAGAAAACAAACTGGATCTTATCAAAATACATGCAATTTTGGGGATACTAATCTTTAGCCTGACAATCGCCAGAGCGGTTTTGTTTTTTACAGTTAAGCGTCCGAAACACTTAGATACAGGATCAAAATTCAACGACTTATTAGCTGTGTTGATTCACTATTCCTTCTATTCATTGCTGCTGATCCTTGGGACTTCAGGGATTGCAACTATGATATCAGGGGGCTATATCGATGCATTAACAGCTGAACCCGTGATTACAGATCTTATTCGACCAAGAACTGAAATAAGCGCTTTGAAGTATCACAACATTTTAGCCGGGACGCTGATCATTCTTGTTTTCATGCACATCGCTGGTGTAATCAGATTTAATATCAAACATAAAACCAACGCTCTAAAACGAATTACTTGA
- a CDS encoding anthrone oxygenase family protein — translation MKRLIFSIQLLGIISIAAFAGAMIMLYTSLVSFWEQIPAEDFFNWYSNYSSGIEATTGPLVMLSLFLPLLAILLVRKIPQSRIYWLISFLLCIGIMAITLSYFVEANTSFATRSIEAAHLNESIHRWGDLHLLRISMALISAVFAGIGLLKYLSNSNED, via the coding sequence ATGAAAAGATTAATATTTTCCATCCAATTATTAGGGATTATCAGCATCGCGGCCTTTGCAGGAGCCATGATTATGCTATACACATCCCTCGTGTCTTTTTGGGAGCAAATACCAGCGGAAGATTTTTTCAACTGGTATTCGAATTACTCCTCAGGAATTGAAGCTACTACAGGCCCCCTGGTAATGCTAAGTTTATTCCTGCCTTTGCTTGCCATCCTCCTGGTAAGGAAGATTCCTCAAAGCAGAATCTATTGGCTTATTTCATTCTTGTTATGCATCGGAATTATGGCAATTACCCTGAGTTACTTTGTTGAGGCAAACACCTCTTTTGCCACAAGATCAATTGAAGCTGCTCATCTAAATGAAAGTATACATAGATGGGGGGATTTGCATCTCCTTAGAATTTCCATGGCCTTGATTTCTGCCGTATTTGCGGGTATTGGGCTTCTAAAATATTTGTCTAATAGCAATGAGGATTAG
- a CDS encoding antibiotic biosynthesis monooxygenase family protein has protein sequence MKNIKTISRINLIAFFIVLISCSDGKNTESLSENKSIMEKEKSEFITLINSFEVPSGKLEESVKYWEACRDFLKVQPGYVSTKLHQSLKNDAKFQLVNVAMWTSPQAFINASDKMRKELGVAAVEGLKPNASLYTVIRE, from the coding sequence ATGAAAAATATCAAAACAATATCAAGGATTAACCTGATTGCTTTTTTCATTGTTTTAATTTCTTGTAGCGATGGAAAAAATACAGAATCACTAAGTGAAAACAAGTCAATTATGGAAAAGGAAAAATCAGAATTTATCACTCTAATTAACTCTTTTGAAGTACCAAGTGGGAAATTAGAAGAGTCAGTGAAATATTGGGAAGCTTGTCGGGACTTTCTGAAAGTTCAGCCAGGATATGTCTCTACAAAACTTCATCAATCCCTAAAAAATGATGCTAAATTTCAATTGGTAAATGTCGCAATGTGGACCAGTCCTCAGGCTTTTATCAATGCCTCTGATAAAATGAGAAAGGAACTAGGAGTTGCAGCTGTGGAGGGGCTGAAACCTAATGCATCTCTTTACACAGTTATAAGGGAATAG
- a CDS encoding sulfatase-like hydrolase/transferase, whose amino-acid sequence MKSLASIIIACRKLCLFLLTSFCLFLMPLQAQDKKPNIIFIMSDDHTTQAVGAYGSRLARLNPTPVLDKLAAEGMLFERVFCTNSICTPSRATIISGQYPQTNGVLDLDHQLPIEKQYLPIEMKKLGYTTAMVGKWHLKNEPANFDYYNVLVGKGGQGSYFDPVLADKNKGNWPDNKVAHTGHSTDIITDLSLNYLENRDRSKPFFLMHHYKAPHDNFEYAPRYEDYLADVEIP is encoded by the coding sequence ATGAAGTCTCTTGCTTCTATCATTATTGCGTGCAGAAAACTCTGCCTTTTTCTCCTGACTTCCTTCTGTCTCTTTCTCATGCCACTACAGGCACAGGATAAAAAACCCAACATCATTTTTATCATGTCTGACGACCATACGACTCAGGCAGTGGGCGCCTATGGAAGTCGCTTGGCGCGCCTGAATCCCACGCCTGTCCTAGATAAATTGGCAGCAGAAGGCATGCTCTTCGAACGGGTATTTTGTACAAATTCAATTTGCACACCTAGCCGTGCGACCATTATCAGCGGACAATACCCACAAACCAATGGAGTGCTCGACCTTGATCACCAACTTCCCATCGAAAAACAATATTTGCCCATCGAGATGAAGAAGCTGGGCTATACGACTGCCATGGTTGGCAAATGGCATTTGAAAAATGAGCCCGCCAATTTTGATTACTACAATGTGCTGGTCGGCAAAGGAGGACAGGGAAGCTATTTTGATCCCGTTTTGGCAGATAAGAATAAAGGCAATTGGCCGGATAACAAAGTCGCGCATACAGGCCATTCCACAGACATCATTACAGATCTTAGCCTGAATTATCTCGAGAACAGGGATCGATCCAAGCCCTTTTTTCTCATGCATCACTACAAGGCGCCTCACGATAATTTTGAATATGCCCCCCGCTATGAAGACTACCTGGCCGATGTCGAAATCCCTTAA
- a CDS encoding sulfatase-like hydrolase/transferase, translating to MIGTSVSPRHKRRNYVNFYKYQDLAEKEATHKAYQTYLKHYLRCVKGVDDNLGRLFDYLKKEGLWENTIIIYTGDQGFMLGEHDLIDKRWMYEESMRMPFLVHYPEKVKAGARSKLLINNADFAPTMLELAGGKVPDYMQGMSFKQELLGQEISNWRDATYYRYWMHMIHHEVPAHFGIRTDRYKLIFYYSSHYRSDEESQKFYWWKQYSPVKSTAPIAWEFYDLENDPDELHNRYDDPAYQDIIARLKVQLAREREDLKEGDENFPKIREVVERNWEN from the coding sequence TTGATTGGTACTTCGGTATCTCCCAGACATAAGCGCCGCAACTACGTCAACTTTTACAAATACCAGGACCTGGCTGAGAAAGAAGCAACGCATAAGGCGTATCAAACTTATCTGAAACACTACCTCCGTTGCGTAAAAGGGGTGGATGATAATTTGGGCCGACTTTTTGACTACCTGAAAAAAGAAGGTTTGTGGGAAAATACCATCATTATTTATACCGGAGACCAGGGCTTTATGCTGGGAGAGCATGACCTGATTGATAAACGTTGGATGTACGAAGAGTCTATGCGTATGCCTTTCCTTGTGCATTATCCGGAAAAGGTTAAGGCAGGTGCTCGATCAAAACTTCTAATTAACAATGCAGACTTTGCCCCGACTATGCTGGAATTGGCGGGAGGGAAAGTTCCGGACTATATGCAAGGCATGAGTTTCAAGCAGGAATTGCTTGGTCAGGAAATATCCAATTGGCGAGATGCGACCTATTACCGCTATTGGATGCACATGATTCATCATGAAGTGCCCGCTCATTTTGGCATCAGAACGGATCGATACAAACTGATTTTCTACTACAGCTCCCATTATCGATCAGATGAGGAATCGCAGAAGTTTTACTGGTGGAAACAGTATTCACCTGTGAAATCGACAGCTCCTATTGCCTGGGAATTTTACGACCTGGAAAATGATCCGGACGAATTGCACAATCGCTACGATGATCCGGCTTATCAGGACATTATTGCTCGCTTGAAAGTTCAACTAGCCAGGGAGCGTGAAGATTTGAAAGAAGGCGATGAGAATTTTCCCAAGATCAGGGAGGTTGTGGAGAGGAATTGGGAGAACTGA
- a CDS encoding T9SS type A sorting domain-containing protein, with amino-acid sequence MDTKIIYGLLFCLFFSDILFGQEVRLDSTFGTGGKVSYDFGNAYSNARDVLIQHEGKIVVGGYTLTANNSDFSILRLLTNGQIDSSFATNGYRLSNSQFDGNDYGFSFTQLSDSSFILTGASQTTPSRPSSGVVRYDTSGVQKMFVNFNVGPLADSTFKAVVLPNGNILIGGWDGLNIDFCLLGILPNLLGPDPIFGTEAKVCISDSEMSRMYDMALQSDGKILAVGESKFRGEKDFIIARFNSDGSLDSSFAVHGIFRQDFNSNKESAFVVLPTFGSKTLIAGTGSFKDSLGFNMIRLNSSGQLDTTFGDSGIVRESFTLYPGGKSLIKLPDGKLIAVGSRYNGASEDFVLAGFTIDGIIDSTFGQNGMLLTDFEGTDDRAYSVTYDSSSHSLFVVGESVDDTSAVFAIAKYNLGARVGLETFPSIIQEAKLYPNPSKSGSQLKFSLQNSSSLTIDILDLQGRSLRNIIRDQFFYSGAHEVDVAMDEIPAGVYTLRMLSRAGFSQIVRFVKLP; translated from the coding sequence ATGGATACCAAGATTATTTATGGATTACTCTTTTGCCTGTTTTTCTCGGATATACTCTTTGGACAAGAAGTTAGACTGGATTCTACTTTTGGAACAGGAGGGAAGGTAAGCTATGATTTTGGTAATGCTTATAGTAATGCAAGGGATGTTCTGATTCAGCATGAAGGGAAGATCGTGGTAGGTGGGTATACATTAACGGCGAATAATTCAGACTTTTCTATCCTTAGATTATTGACAAATGGACAGATTGATTCCTCATTTGCCACAAATGGTTATAGGCTTTCAAACTCCCAATTTGATGGGAATGATTATGGCTTCTCCTTTACTCAGCTGTCTGATAGTAGTTTTATTTTGACAGGAGCGTCTCAGACTACTCCAAGTAGGCCTTCCAGTGGAGTTGTCCGATATGATACCAGTGGCGTTCAAAAAATGTTTGTGAATTTTAACGTTGGACCATTAGCTGACTCAACATTCAAAGCAGTAGTTCTTCCAAACGGGAATATTTTAATCGGAGGCTGGGATGGGCTGAATATAGACTTTTGCTTACTAGGGATTTTACCAAACTTATTAGGACCAGATCCCATCTTCGGCACAGAAGCTAAAGTATGTATAAGTGATTCAGAAATGTCGAGAATGTACGACATGGCTTTACAAAGTGATGGTAAAATCCTTGCTGTTGGGGAAAGTAAATTTAGAGGAGAAAAAGACTTTATTATAGCCAGATTTAACTCTGACGGTTCATTAGATTCGAGTTTTGCTGTTCATGGAATTTTTAGACAAGACTTCAATTCAAATAAGGAATCAGCTTTTGTTGTTCTCCCTACTTTCGGAAGTAAAACACTAATAGCTGGCACAGGTAGTTTTAAGGACAGTTTAGGATTCAATATGATTCGTCTGAATTCCTCTGGGCAGCTTGATACGACCTTTGGGGATTCTGGAATAGTTCGAGAAAGTTTTACTCTATATCCCGGAGGTAAATCACTGATCAAATTACCTGATGGGAAGCTTATTGCAGTTGGCTCAAGGTATAACGGAGCAAGCGAAGATTTTGTGTTGGCCGGATTTACTATTGATGGGATTATCGATTCCACTTTCGGCCAAAACGGAATGCTCCTAACTGATTTCGAAGGGACAGATGATAGAGCTTATTCTGTAACCTATGATTCTTCGTCCCATTCCCTTTTTGTAGTAGGGGAAAGTGTAGATGATACGAGTGCAGTATTTGCCATTGCTAAGTACAACTTGGGAGCTCGAGTCGGGCTTGAAACATTCCCTTCGATTATTCAGGAAGCGAAACTGTATCCCAATCCAAGCAAGAGCGGTAGCCAGTTGAAATTTTCACTTCAAAATTCATCTTCTCTCACAATAGATATCCTTGACCTTCAGGGACGATCCCTTCGCAATATTATAAGAGATCAGTTTTTTTACTCAGGAGCTCATGAGGTAGATGTAGCGATGGATGAAATCCCTGCAGGTGTGTATACGCTTCGAATGCTGAGTCGAGCGGGTTTTTCGCAAATAGTTCGCTTTGTTAAATTGCCTTAA
- a CDS encoding T9SS type A sorting domain-containing protein: MSTKTIYGLLIFLLYSDILFGQEVRLDSTFGIGGKVTFDFGNAYSYARDVRMQYAGKIVVGGYTENPANDDFALVRFDQNGSIDTTFGIGGSTTTNFQFNEDDQAMSLDIASDSSIILVGPSSRTLSNSLGFSWYYSDGSMRFQGNISAGPIFDTTYQVLIQPDGKIILGGFSLFNSFLISRRLVNPLQIDFSFGDEGIAQIDCCGINTSLDLLLQPDGKILSIGVNKGFSSGNRNFSVGRFNSDGSTDSSFNSVGVFTQDFGFNYELAFAGALTSNGKIVLGGLGEYDGAFGFNMIQLSSHGQLDTTFGNSGILRADFVPHLGGESLVILPGGKIIAVGTYTQGPDEDFALLRFMPNGIVDSTFGQNGMLLTDFEGTDDRAYSVTYDSSSHSLFVVGESVDDTSAVFAIAKYNLGARVGLEKFPSIIQEAKLYPNPSRSDSQLKFSLHNSASLTIDILDLQGRSFRNITRDQFFHSGAHEVDVVMDEIPAGVYSLRILSRVGFSQIVRFVKLP; the protein is encoded by the coding sequence ATGAGTACAAAGACTATTTATGGATTACTCATTTTCCTGTTATACTCGGATATACTCTTTGGACAAGAAGTTAGACTGGATTCTACTTTTGGAATAGGAGGGAAGGTAACTTTTGATTTTGGTAATGCCTATAGTTACGCAAGGGATGTTCGTATGCAGTATGCAGGGAAGATAGTGGTAGGCGGATACACCGAAAATCCAGCCAATGATGACTTTGCACTAGTACGATTTGATCAAAATGGAAGTATCGATACGACTTTTGGAATAGGTGGATCTACCACTACTAATTTCCAATTTAATGAGGATGATCAAGCTATGTCCCTTGACATAGCTTCTGATTCAAGTATAATTTTAGTAGGGCCATCTTCCAGAACTTTATCGAACAGCCTGGGATTTTCTTGGTACTATTCTGATGGGAGTATGCGATTCCAAGGAAATATTTCTGCTGGGCCAATATTTGATACTACTTATCAAGTGCTAATCCAGCCAGATGGAAAGATTATTCTTGGAGGCTTTTCATTGTTTAATTCTTTTTTGATTTCAAGAAGATTAGTTAATCCCTTGCAGATAGATTTCTCTTTCGGGGATGAGGGGATTGCACAGATAGATTGTTGCGGGATTAATACAAGTTTAGATTTATTACTTCAACCGGACGGTAAAATACTAAGTATTGGAGTGAATAAAGGCTTCAGTTCTGGAAATAGAAACTTCTCAGTAGGAAGATTTAACTCAGATGGCAGTACCGATTCAAGCTTTAATTCTGTAGGGGTATTTACCCAGGATTTTGGATTCAATTATGAATTGGCCTTCGCTGGGGCTTTAACTTCAAATGGAAAAATCGTTTTGGGCGGATTAGGTGAGTATGATGGGGCATTTGGATTTAATATGATCCAGTTATCGTCCCATGGACAATTAGATACTACTTTTGGAAATTCTGGGATCCTGAGAGCTGATTTTGTGCCTCATTTAGGAGGTGAGTCCTTAGTAATACTTCCTGGGGGAAAAATCATAGCGGTTGGGACCTATACACAAGGCCCTGATGAGGATTTTGCTCTATTGCGTTTCATGCCAAATGGGATAGTAGATTCCACTTTCGGCCAAAACGGAATGCTCCTAACTGATTTCGAAGGGACAGATGATAGAGCTTATTCTGTAACCTATGATTCTTCGTCCCATTCCCTTTTTGTAGTAGGGGAAAGTGTAGATGATACGAGTGCAGTATTTGCTATTGCCAAGTACAACTTAGGAGCTCGAGTCGGGCTTGAAAAATTCCCTTCGATTATTCAGGAAGCGAAACTGTATCCCAATCCCAGCAGGAGTGATAGCCAGTTGAAATTTTCTCTTCATAATTCAGCCTCTCTCACAATAGATATACTTGATCTTCAGGGGCGATCTTTTCGCAATATTACAAGAGATCAGTTTTTTCACTCAGGAGCTCATGAGGTTGATGTAGTGATGGATGAAATCCCTGCAGGTGTGTACTCGCTTCGAATACTGAGTCGAGTGGGTTTTTCGCAAATAGTTCGCTTTGTTAAATTGCCTTAG